One part of the Sphingopyxis sp. PAMC25046 genome encodes these proteins:
- a CDS encoding sulfite exporter TauE/SafE family protein — protein sequence MDLYLPVANLSVNALVIILLGGGVGFLSGMFGVGGGFLTTPLLIFYGIPPTVAAASAATQVTGASVSGALAHLERGGVDLRMGTVLVAGGLVGSLIGAGLFELLTAWGQIDTVINILYVVLLGSVGGIMAREALSALRTMRAGLPAPARKRRHHPMVANLPLRWRFYRSGLYISPLAPLILGMAVGILTMLLGVGGGFIMVPAMIFLLGMGTQVVVGTSLFQILFVTIATTMVHAMTTGAVDIVLAGLLLLGSVTGAQIGARFAQRVKPEYLRMALAVIVLLVAARMAVDLFIRPDEIYTVQ from the coding sequence AGTTGCCAATCTTTCGGTCAATGCGCTGGTCATCATCCTGCTCGGTGGCGGGGTGGGCTTTCTGTCGGGCATGTTCGGCGTCGGCGGCGGCTTCCTCACCACGCCGCTGCTCATCTTCTATGGCATTCCGCCGACGGTCGCCGCCGCTTCGGCCGCGACGCAGGTCACGGGCGCCAGCGTGTCGGGCGCGCTCGCGCATCTCGAGCGCGGCGGGGTCGACCTGCGCATGGGAACGGTGCTCGTCGCGGGCGGCCTCGTCGGCTCGCTGATCGGCGCGGGACTGTTCGAACTGCTCACCGCATGGGGTCAGATCGATACGGTGATCAACATACTCTATGTCGTGCTGCTCGGCTCGGTCGGCGGGATCATGGCGCGCGAGGCGTTGAGCGCGCTGCGCACCATGCGCGCCGGGCTGCCCGCGCCGGCGCGCAAACGGCGCCACCACCCGATGGTCGCCAACCTGCCGCTGCGCTGGCGCTTCTATCGTTCGGGCCTCTATATCTCGCCGCTCGCGCCGCTGATCCTCGGCATGGCGGTCGGCATATTGACGATGCTGCTCGGCGTCGGCGGCGGCTTCATCATGGTGCCCGCGATGATCTTCCTGCTCGGCATGGGGACGCAGGTGGTCGTCGGGACCTCGCTGTTCCAGATCTTGTTCGTGACGATCGCGACGACGATGGTCCACGCGATGACGACGGGCGCGGTCGACATCGTGCTCGCCGGACTGCTGCTGCTCGGCAGCGTCACCGGGGCGCAGATCGGCGCGCGCTTCGCCCAGCGGGTGAAACCCGAATATCTGCGCATGGCGCTGGCGGTCATCGTGCTGCTCGTCGCGGCGCGCATGGCGGTCGACCTCTTCATACGCCCCGACGAAATCTACACGGTGCAATGA
- a CDS encoding TIGR02186 family protein, with amino-acid sequence MTRVRAFVLALAFALLPTAAASAADPRLVPDVSSRAIDIQYSFTGEELLLFGAILYPGQRLPDDRADIVVVLKGPVRPIVLREKRRVAGIWVNANSIRLRTSPGFYAIGSSRPIDKLVDERTAAIFELGLANLSMSPTGFPEAKTLGRFEAGLIDLYRRAGLFVENPAAVEITEGVLYRARIPVPARVPVGTYRAETYLISRGRVLAVAARDVQIRKAGFERFVALAAERHGFLYGLSAVLLSLVLGYGASAIFRRR; translated from the coding sequence ATGACCCGGGTTCGCGCCTTTGTCCTTGCGCTCGCATTCGCGCTGCTGCCAACAGCCGCGGCGAGCGCCGCCGATCCGCGGCTCGTCCCCGACGTATCGAGCCGCGCGATCGACATCCAGTACAGCTTCACCGGCGAGGAACTGCTGCTGTTCGGCGCGATCCTCTATCCCGGCCAGCGCCTGCCCGACGACCGCGCCGACATCGTTGTCGTGCTCAAGGGGCCGGTGCGGCCGATCGTGCTGCGCGAAAAGCGCCGTGTGGCGGGGATATGGGTTAATGCGAACAGCATCCGGCTGCGCACCTCGCCCGGCTTCTATGCGATCGGATCGTCGCGGCCGATCGACAAGCTGGTCGACGAACGGACCGCGGCAATCTTCGAGCTCGGCCTTGCCAATCTGTCGATGTCGCCGACCGGATTTCCGGAAGCGAAAACGCTCGGACGGTTCGAAGCGGGGCTCATCGACCTTTATCGCCGCGCGGGGCTATTCGTCGAAAACCCCGCCGCGGTCGAAATCACCGAGGGCGTGCTCTATCGCGCCCGCATTCCCGTGCCGGCGCGCGTGCCGGTGGGTACCTATCGCGCCGAAACCTATCTGATCAGCCGCGGCCGGGTGCTCGCGGTCGCGGCGCGCGACGTCCAGATCCGCAAGGCCGGGTTCGAACGCTTCGTCGCGCTCGCGGCGGAGCGCCATGGCTTTCTCTATGGTCTTTCCGCGGTGCTCCTGTCGCTCGTGCTCGGCTATGGCGCATCTGCGATTTTCCGCCGCCGTTAG